In the Streptomyces coeruleoprunus genome, GGACGCCCGCACCTGTCTCCTGATCGCCGCCACGGTGCTGGCGGGGCAGCTCTCGGTGGGCTGGTGCAACGACGCCGTGGACGCCGTACGCGACCGCGCGGTCGGCCGCCACGACAAACCGGTGGCGTCCGGCGCGGTCGGCGCCCCGGCCGTACGGGCGGCGAGCCTCGTGGCCCTGGCGCTGACCGTGCCGCTGTCCCTGGCCTGCGGCGCGCTCGCCGGGAGCGTCCACCTCGTCGCCGTCGCCGCCGCGTGGGCCTACAACCTCGGCGTGAAGGCGACGGCACTGTCCTGGCTGCCGTACGCCGTGGCGTTCGCCGCCCTGCCGGCCTTCGTGGCGCTCGGCCTGCCCGGCAGCCCGTGGCCCGCCTGGTGGGCCGTCGCCGCCGGGGCGCTGCTGGGCGTGGGCGCCCATCTCGGCAACGTCCTGCCGGACATCGCGGCCGACCTGGAAACGGGGGTGCGGGGCTGGCCCCAGCGGCTGGGCCCGGCGAAGGCGCGCCTGCTGATGCCGCTCCCGCTGCTCCTGGCCTCCCTGCTGCTGGCGCTCGCGGGGCCGGAGCCGCTGGGCGTCGCGGGCGCGGTGGCGCTCGCGGCGGTGGGGGCCACCACGCCGGTGGTCGTCGTCGTGGGCCGCCGCCACCCGCGGGTGCCGTTCCTCGCG is a window encoding:
- a CDS encoding UbiA family prenyltransferase — protein: MDATHTQDVGAAAGRRRPPPVTGLLMACHPVPAAAVTLLTTALAASAGQDARTCLLIAATVLAGQLSVGWCNDAVDAVRDRAVGRHDKPVASGAVGAPAVRAASLVALALTVPLSLACGALAGSVHLVAVAAAWAYNLGVKATALSWLPYAVAFAALPAFVALGLPGSPWPAWWAVAAGALLGVGAHLGNVLPDIAADLETGVRGWPQRLGPAKARLLMPLPLLLASLLLALAGPEPLGVAGAVALAAVGATTPVVVVVGRRHPRVPFLASIAVAGVDVALLVWRGAALG